One genomic region from Yarrowia lipolytica chromosome 1C, complete sequence encodes:
- a CDS encoding uncharacterized protein (Compare to YALI0C21758g, similar to KLLA0D07348g Kluyveromyces lactis IPF 4914.1) yields the protein MSRQKKSREIRFGDYILGSTLGEGEFGKVKIGWRKDGKQPEQVAIKLIKRETVPPNSNREAKVHREINALKILTHPNIVRLEEVIQNDRYIGIVLEYASGGELFDHILTHKYLKEASACRLFAQLVSGVHYLHSKGIVHRDLKLENLLLDKHKNIIITDFGFANTFSRGSDGHVFDLMATSCGSPCYAAPELVVSDQKYTGRKVDVWSCGVILYAMLSGYLPYDDDPANPDSDNITQLYKYITTTALTFPEYVPPLPRDLLRRILVPDPRKRISLNDVRYHSWLAPHSRFLAITPKEWEDAVGKVAVPVKTHMPRSHSVQLSSGAPVFDSRLTKPSGVNIPNFSYNNRHSVGGTYSKPIQRQGESTIGATVSSNTPAGPRPISAGPCAATAAAASASKSHAAANPPTHASTPSVASLNIPEDTNNNSTSNSRQAPRSATYTGISQLTSPPGASPTSPKFDFDLPKPSIGTITEQPTPPSSPKVKEKGKEADDLGPRDLPAVPDTAPEATPPASAADTIPSAPATAPSAPVLEHQSFGASFGTSFSSSFAASDPSSPLVSSTRLPPGRKPRPTSYQPTPTQSSMQPPDSFPYMHMVNKNASVPGSANSVTPTSSQQSAQPVPLSLVTPSTAGSTFFRRPSSDDSQISFDERRKSGSFLVPQSSLPKVKYSDSMVQGELSSPQFRNSPSQVALSNWSNRNSVASMESGDEGVIGEVESVAEKKETDKEVVDTVAQSDTTLMPPPALPTSAQVPGKSTTPRAVSAESKTTSTSRTSMEKPLPVVPAASAAPAAVIPTAPSGAINPGAPNFSRPRPVSMQAPKAQTRSHRRGVASISYGADKLFGKIIGDNLDNDKDPRESKESVKDAKGGSSSAASGAGAPTAESTSKKRFSFFSNYSKESVESHEAHSTPSTSSRKILEPPALDRSHSMNQRQNRQVSASQVSTAESTHSSTARKVMDFFRRRSRVSAS from the coding sequence ATGTCtcgacaaaaaaaatcgcGAGAAATCCGGTTCGGAGACTACATTCTGGGGTCGACTCTGGGCGAGGGAGAGTTTGGCAAGGTGAAAATCGGCTGGAGAAAGGACGGCAAGCAGCCCGAGCAGGTGGCCatcaagctcatcaagcGCGAGACGGTGCCCCCAAACTCGAACCGCGAGGCCAAGGTGCATCGGGAGATTAACGCACTCAAAATCCTCACCCACCCCAACATTGTGCGGCTGGAGGAAGTCATTCAGAACGACAGATATATTGGAATAGTGCTGGAGTATGCGTCTGGCGGCGAGCTGTTTGACCACATTCTGACCCACAAgtacctcaaggaggcctCAGCCTGCCGCCTATTTGCACAACTCGTCTCAGGAGTCCACTACCTCCACTCCAAGGGTATTGTCCATAGAGACCTCAAGCTCGAAAACCTGCTGTTggacaaacacaaaaacatcatcatcacgGACTTTGGCTTTGCCAACACCTTTTCAAGGGGCTCAGACGGCCACGTTTTCGATCTCATGGCCACATCCTGTGGCTCTCCCTGTTATGCTGCTCCAGAACTAGTGGTTTCGGACCAGAAATACACAGGCCGCAAGGTCGACGTATGGTCCTGCGGAGTCATTCTCTACGCCATGCTCTCTGGCTACCTGCCATACGACGATGACCCGGCCAACCCGGATTCGGACAACATCACCcaactgtacaagtacatcacCACGACGGCCCTCACGTTCCCCGAGTACGTGCCGCCGCTGCCACGGGACCTATTACGACGCATCTTGGTGCCGGACCCCCGAAAACGAATCTCGTTGAACGATGTCAGGTACCATTCGTGGCTGGCTCCCCATTCTCGTTTCCTGGCCATCACTCCTAAGGAATGGGAAGACGCAGTGGGCAAGGTGGCTGTCCCCGTCAAGACACACATGCCTCGATCCCACTCAGTCCAGCTTTCCTCTGGTGCTCCAGTCTTTGACTCACGACTCACAAAGCCCTCCGGAGTCAACATTCCCAACTTTTCGTACAATAATAGACATTCAGTTGGTGGAACGTACTCCAAGCCCATTCAGCGACAGGGGGAGTCTACCATTGGAGCAACTGTGTCCTCAAACACACCTGCAGGCCCAAGACCCATCAGTGCTGGCCCCTGTGCTGccacagctgctgctgcttctgcctCCAAGTCGCATGCTGCGGCGAACCCTCCCACCCACGCTTCCACGCCCTCAGTGGCCTCACTCAATATACCCGAAGATACCAACAACAATAGCACGTCCAATTCCCGACAAGCCCCCAGATCTGCCACATACACGGGCATTTCGCAACTCACATCACCCCCGGGGGCATCCCCCACGTCGCCCAAATTCGATTTTGATCTGCCCAAGCCTTCCATTGGCACCATCACTGAACAGCCCACGCCTCCCAGCAGTCCaaaggtcaaggagaagggcaaggagGCGGATGATCTCGGACCACGTGATCTTCCTGCTGTCCCCGATACTGCTCCTGAAGCCACTCCTCCGGCTTCTGCGGCTGACACTATCCCCAGCGCCCCCGCTACGGCCCCCTCAGCCCCCGTGCTTGAACATCAGTCGTTTGGAGCGTCATTTGGCACCTCGTTTAGTTCGTCGTTTGCTGCTTCAGATCCATCTTCCCCTCTGGTATCGTCTACTCGTCTGCCTCCTGGACGAAAACCCCGACCCACATCCTACCAACCCACACCCACGCAGTCGTCCATGCAGCCACCGGACTCGTTCCCCTACATGCACATGGTTAACAAGAACGCCTCTGTGCCTGGTTCGGCCAACTCGGTGACCCCGACATCGTCGCAGCAGAGCGCTCAGCCGGTACCTCTGTCGCTGGTAACACCCAGTACGGCTGGCTCGACCTTCTTCCGACGCCCTTCGTCGGACGACTCGCAGATCTCATTCGATGAACGACGCAAGAGCGGCTCCTTTCTGGTGCCCCAGTCGTCACTGCCCAAGGTCAAGTACTCGGACTCCATGGTCCAGGGTGAGCTGTCGTCTCCGCAGTTCCGCAACTCGCCCAGCCAGGTGGCGCTCTCCAACTGGTCCAATAGAAATTCTGTGGCTTCAATGGAGAGTGGAGATGAGGGTGTTATCGGGGAGGTTGAGTCGGTtgcagaaaaaaaggaaacTGACAAGGAAGTTGTCGACACTGTGGCTCAGTCTGACACCACTTTGATGCCCCCTCCAGCCCTCCCCACCTCTGCACAGGTTCCTGGCAAGTCTACGACCCCCCGAGCGGTTTCAGCTGAGTCCAAGACAACCAGCACGTCCAGAACGTCCATGGAAAAACCTCTTCCTGTTGTTCccgctgcttctgctgcgCCTGCTGCAGTGATCCCCACAGCGCCCTCTGGAGCCATTAATCCCGGTGCTCCTAACTTCTCGCGACCCCGACCGGTGTCCATGCAGGCACCCAAGGCCCAGACCCGGTCACATCGTCGAGGAGTCGCCTCCATCTCTTACGGGGCTGACAAGCTCTTTGGCAAGATCATTGGCGACAACCTGGACAATGACAAGGACCCAAGAGAGTCGAAGGAGTCTGTCAAGGATGCGAAGGGAGGCTCCAGCTCAGCTGCCTCTGGTGCCGGTGCGCCCACGGCCGAATCGACTTCCAAGAAACGCTTCTCGTTCTTTTCAAACTACTCAAAGGAAAGTGTGGAGTCTCACGAGGCTCACTCCACACCATCCACGTCCTCTAGAAAGATACTAGAGCCTCCTGCGCTAGACCGGTCGCACTCGATGAACCAGCGTCAAAACAGACAGGTGTCTGCCTCCCAGGTGAGCACCGCCGAGTCTACCCATTCTTCGACCGCCCGCAAGGTCATGGACTTTTTCCGACGACGGTCAAGAGTTTCTGCATCTTAA